The Leucobacter viscericola sequence GTGCAACCTGGGCCTCGTCGGTCACGTCACAGACGATGATGTGGGCACCGGTCTCGGCGGCGAGCGCCCGCAGCCGATCCTCGCGGCGCGCAACCGCAACCGTCTGCCACCCGAGCTCCGCAAACCGCTTTACTGTTGCCGCTCCGATTCCAGAGCTCGCCCCGGTCACCACTACACGTTTCATTCTGCGCCTTCCGCTCAGCTTGGAGCTCTACATAACCGCGCCCGAGGTAGGGGCGTGGCTCACGCATTTCAGCATACGGGACCCCGTACATCTGCATGCTGTGCCCCATCCCGCGCTCCCCCTCCCTCCCCCACAAATCGGGTGTAGCCATATGAACAGTTCACCCCTCGCCAACTGTTCATATGGCTACACCCGATTTGTGGGGCTACAGTGTCTCCGAGAAAGTTACGCGTCGTGTCGCGCACCATTGCCATTGTCGAAAGCGCTACGTACTCTCGATCTCAGCACCCGCCGCCACACCACCAAGGAGTTACCATGACCGAGCAGACCGCATGGGGTTTTGAGACCAAGCAGATTCACGCCGGGCAGCAGCCCGATCCCGTCACCGGGTCGCGCGCACTGCCGATCCACCAGACCTCTTCTTTTGTGTTTGATGACACGGATCAGGCCGCTAACCGCTTTGCGCTCGCAGAGCTCGGCCCCATCTATACCCGCATCACCAACCCCACGCAGGCCGTAGCCGAGGAGCGCATCGCCGCGCTCGAGGGCGGCACGGCAGCACTACTTCTCGCGAGCGGTCAGGCTGCCTCGACCTTCGCCGTGCTCAATATCGCAAACGCGGGCGACCACATCGTCTCCTCCAGCTCGATCTACGGCGGAACCTACAACCTGTTTAAGTACACACTCGCGAAACTCGGTATTGAGGTCACGTTTGTGGAGGATCAGGATGATGCTTCTGCCTGGCAGCGCGCCGTTCGCCCGAACACAAAGCTCTTCTTCGCTGAGAGCATCGCAAACCCGCGCTCCAACATTCTCGACATTCGGGCCGTCGCCGACGTTGCTCACGAGAACGGGTTGCCCCTGATCGTCGATAACACCGTCGCGAGCCCCTACCTCGTACGCCCACTTGAGCACGGCGCCGACATCGTGCTGCACTCCGCCACGAAGTTCCTCGGCGGACACGGCACGACCCTCGGCGGTGTCATCGTTGACGGCGGCAAGTTCGAGTGGTCGAAGCACGTCGACAAGTTCCCGGGACTCACCGAGCCCGATCCCTCTTACAACGGTGTCAGCTACACGGGCGCCGTCGGCGACGGCATCGCCTACATCATCAAGGCGCGCGTGCAGTTGCTGCGCGACCTCGGCTCGGCCATCGCCCCACTCAGCGCGTGGTTGCTCTTGCAGGGCATCGAGACACTGTCGCTGCGCATCGAGCGCCACGTGCAGAACGCGCAGGAGGTCGCCGAGTGGCTTGATTCCCACGACGACGTCGCCACCGTTTACTACTCGGGACTCCCCACGAGCCCCTGGTACGCGGCAGCAAACAAGTACACCCCCAAGGGTGTCGGTGCGGTGCTGTCATTCGAGTTGAAGGGTGGCGTTGACGCCGGTCGCGCGGTCGTCGAGAACGTCGAGCTCTTCAGCCACGTCGCGAACATCGGTGACGTGCGCAGCCTCATCATTCACCCGGCCTCGACCACCCACTCACAGCTCACCCCTGAGCAGCAGCTCACGGCGGGTGTCACCCCTGGCCTGGTGCGCCTCTCGGTGGGCCTCGAGCACATCGACGACATCAAGGCAGACCTGGAGAAGGGGTTCGCGGCGGCCCGCGAGGTCGTTGCGGCCTCGTCGGCGAGCGCCTAACCAGCGCCCGGCACTAGGCACCCCGTGCCCACCTCTGCGGTGAACGCATCTCAACCAAATGAGAATCCATAAGGTTGAGACGCGTTCACCGCGGCACCTGAGGCAAGATAAGTCAGCACTTCTGTAACAAAACTCCGGCCGCTCCAAGAACCCGGCAGAATGAGGAGTTATGGACTGGCAGACCCCTGAGGACTCGTTCCCCACCGATTTCATCACTGACGCGCAGTTGCGCGCGCTCATGGGCCGTCCGCCAATCTCGGGCGGGTGGCGCGACGGGGACCCCGTGGGTGAGCGCAAGTTCGTGAACATTGGCACGGTCACAACCGAGCAGGGTGAAGAGATTCCCAACACCCGCATCGCGTACGAGTCCTTCGGAGAACTCAACGAGCAGCGTGATAACGCCATCCTGGTCTTCCACGCACTCACCGGCGACAGCCACCTCATCGGCCCAGCGGGGCCGGGCCACCCCACCGACGGCTGGTGGACCGAGATCGTGGGGCCGGGCAAACCGCTCGACACCGATCGGTACTGCATTGTCGCCCCCAACGTGCTCGGTGGCTGTCAGGGATCAACCGGACCGGGGTCACTCTCCCCCGGCGGCCACGAGTGGGGTGGGAGTTTTCCGTACCTCACCGTCAGGGACCAGGTGGCGGCCGCAGCGCGATTTGCCACTGAGCTCGGGATCGACCGCTTCCACACCGTCATCGGCGGCTCGATGGGTGGCATGCACGCCCTTGAATGGGCGATCTCACACCCGGATCGTGTCGAGCGCCTCGCCGTCATCGCGGCGCCCCCGGTCACAACCGCGGACCAGATAGGCCTCAACCTCGTGCAGCTTGAGGCCATCCGATCCGATCCTTATTACCACGGCGGTAACTACTACGACGCCCCAGACGGCACGGGCCCGCACCACGGCCTCGCAACGGCGAGACGCCTTGCGCTTCTCAATTACCGCAGCAACACCGAACTCGACGATCGTTTCGGTCGCTCCTGGCAATCGGCGGTGAGCCCCCTCGGCAAGGGTGGCCGTTTCGCGGTTGAGTCCTATCTCGATTTCCACGGCAACAAGTTCACGAGGCGTTTCGATGCCAACAGCTACGTCACACTCGTGCAGGCGATGAACTCGCACGACGTGGGCCGTGGACGCGGCGGCGTGCGCGCTGCACTCTCCACGCTGCAGCTACCAACACTTGTGCTCGGGATCCCGAGCGATCGCCTGTTTACCCTTGAGGGGCAGGACGAAATTGCGCGGCACACGCCCGGCAGTCTCGACGGCGATCGAGCCACCCGCATCGACTCCCCGTTCGGCCACGACGCGTTTCTTATCGAGTTTGCACTGGTTGGCGCGCAGCTCGAGCGGCTGCTCAAGCTGTAGGGATTTCTTCACCACCCGTCGTTCCCAACCGGCTCTCAATTTCCGGGCGTAGTGTGTGGGCTATACGCTCCCGCTCCCCCGCTCTGAGAGGCAGAATTGTTCAGCATTCTCGCGACGCGCACATCACGAAGCAGTCTTGGTGTGATCGCGATTGTGACACTCCCGTTGTGTCTCGTGTCGTGCGCGAGCACGCAGGGTGTCGGTGCTCCCGCGGCCGAGTTGCGGGCCGCCACCGGCTCGAATTTGCTCACGGTGCCAGCGGAGCACGTCTACGAGGTGACTGACGTGAAGCTGCTTGCGCCCGCAGCGACCTCGGCGCTGGGGAAGTCCGT is a genomic window containing:
- a CDS encoding bifunctional o-acetylhomoserine/o-acetylserine sulfhydrylase, which translates into the protein MTEQTAWGFETKQIHAGQQPDPVTGSRALPIHQTSSFVFDDTDQAANRFALAELGPIYTRITNPTQAVAEERIAALEGGTAALLLASGQAASTFAVLNIANAGDHIVSSSSIYGGTYNLFKYTLAKLGIEVTFVEDQDDASAWQRAVRPNTKLFFAESIANPRSNILDIRAVADVAHENGLPLIVDNTVASPYLVRPLEHGADIVLHSATKFLGGHGTTLGGVIVDGGKFEWSKHVDKFPGLTEPDPSYNGVSYTGAVGDGIAYIIKARVQLLRDLGSAIAPLSAWLLLQGIETLSLRIERHVQNAQEVAEWLDSHDDVATVYYSGLPTSPWYAAANKYTPKGVGAVLSFELKGGVDAGRAVVENVELFSHVANIGDVRSLIIHPASTTHSQLTPEQQLTAGVTPGLVRLSVGLEHIDDIKADLEKGFAAAREVVAASSASA
- the metX gene encoding homoserine O-acetyltransferase MetX; the encoded protein is MDWQTPEDSFPTDFITDAQLRALMGRPPISGGWRDGDPVGERKFVNIGTVTTEQGEEIPNTRIAYESFGELNEQRDNAILVFHALTGDSHLIGPAGPGHPTDGWWTEIVGPGKPLDTDRYCIVAPNVLGGCQGSTGPGSLSPGGHEWGGSFPYLTVRDQVAAAARFATELGIDRFHTVIGGSMGGMHALEWAISHPDRVERLAVIAAPPVTTADQIGLNLVQLEAIRSDPYYHGGNYYDAPDGTGPHHGLATARRLALLNYRSNTELDDRFGRSWQSAVSPLGKGGRFAVESYLDFHGNKFTRRFDANSYVTLVQAMNSHDVGRGRGGVRAALSTLQLPTLVLGIPSDRLFTLEGQDEIARHTPGSLDGDRATRIDSPFGHDAFLIEFALVGAQLERLLKL